The DNA region TCTGGAGTTCAAAACCCtttctacaccaaaaatcaatcgGTGCCTTGGcttgataataaagagtaattattaTGGAGCAGACGCAATTCTattgtatgtgtatatatatatatatatatatatatatatatatggtaattCTTGGCTTCCTGCTTCTTTGTATCTGTTACATGGGTTCAAAACCCACTGCATGTGTCTGTATATCTTACTATTTAAACAACACATATTATAGCTGGCAATGTAGTGTTAATGGTAATGGTGAATTCATTTTGGATGTTATGCATGCAGGTTCCAACTATGGctattgaaaaagtttttattgCAAACAACACATCACTAatccaagacgaggtgcttgccCACAGGTTGGGTCTCATTCCAATCAGCGTTGACCCAAGGCTTTTTGAATATGCAGGTTAGATTCAGAAATGTGATTTGGTTCAATTTTTGAGGTAAGAGACAATATCACACGTTTTCCCCTGCATTTTTAGGGAACTGAGTGAAtgtttcttattcttttttaaccCTAGAAAGCAATGCACCAAATGAAAGGAATACCATTGTTTTCAAGCTCCATGTTCAATGTGCAAAGGactcaaaagaagaaaaaggccaatctaaaaaaataaaagacgaAAAGAAAGTTCCCCCTCGTATCACAGGTATAGTTCTTGTGCTTTATGGTTGATATTTATAGCTTTATTCTCAAATCTTAATTAATTCTCTTTCTATTTGACCATTGGTGGttgtttttgatgatgatgatggcaATGATCGTTGCAGTAAAAGCCAAGGATTTGAAATGGCTGCCTAAAGGAAGCGAGTTTTATTTAGAATCAGAGGATTCAAATTCCAATTCAAcctcaaaatcaaaaacatatACTTCATTTACTTGCAGCCAAGATTCTCTCCCGGAATTTTCCAACATTAAAATTGGATTCAAGGAGCCACTTGATGATATTAATATCGCTAGACTTGGCCCTGGTCAGgtaatccccccccccccccctctcttctttttcccgctctttcttttcttttccttctccttttgGTTGTTTTTGGCCATTACTGGTAGAGCTTGGGTATGTCTTGATTCTTAGTGATATATACAttagtttatatattatatttactgttatctcataaTATTCATTGACAAAAGCCTTACTGGAAGTCAATCAAAATCACGTGATTGATGGTTTAGATTGGATTATAATATGCTTTTGAATACAGTAATTACCAAAGAAAAATTTATCCTTAACATAGTTGTGGATGGTAGCTTATTTGGTGAAGGTGCGCCTTGACTAGTTATGAGATGGCAGTGGCCTATTAGCATAAAGGAGAGTGGGTCATGCCAGGTTTGGTTGCAAACTTACTTTGTTGTTGGCACCATTGGCTTGGGAAATATAATtctgatatttggaatttggtaccaGGCTGTTTGATGTGGACTATTTGGATTGAACATAATAGGCATTCTTTTGAGGATATCGAGAAATCAATGGCCCAATTGTTAGATTTGTGCCAGCGGACTCTATTCGATTAGTCTCAATGTTGGGGTCTTTTAGATTGTTCTACtattattgattttcttttgtctcttaGAATAGGATTTTGattcctttatttcttttttgttgctatGTTGTTCTTTGTTCACTACCGTGTGCTCTGTGTACCTTTTATTCTTTTCTATTAGTAATATTactttcttacctatcaaaaaaaaaagagtggatAACTAAGAGGGGCAATGGAGGGTCATATCACATAAAAATGAGTTCAGCCTCTGAATATTGAGATCATGGTAGTTTTTAGAAAAAGGAAAGCATCCCTGCTTTCACTATCAAAATACATTCATATGCTTACTTTTGGAAGGGCTTTAATGAGCTGAGCTGAGCTTaacattaaaaatttagaatttttcatttaattatattttgaacaAGAGCTAAGTTTGAGCTCATCGCCAAACTTTTTGATAAGTAGCTCATCGCCAAACTAGATTGCGTgttcaaattttgttcattttcttattGAACAAGCTCAAATTTGTTCACAttgattaacttattttttttcccatatataataaatcctgcaactaaagttttttttatcccTTCACAAATCTATGCCGATAATTAATGAACTTCTAAACTTTAGATTCACTAATCttgtattgttaaaaattaaataattttactacagaataaacaatttatataatcattacattacattacataaaataagttgatataCTATAAACTAATTTACTAACTTCCACAATTTAATTTCAAGTCTATATcagtatatatttatacatgTATACACATgaacatataatattatatgtacTTAAATTGAGCCTCATACTCACAAACTTGTTCACATgcacattattatgtttgagctCGGTTTGTTCAGTAGTTGAGTCTAAAGTTGGGCTTCCGCTTGTCTTATTTGTTGAATAAACTAGCATAAACAAGCTTTTTTCCTGAGTTGAGTCCAAGTTGTCCAAAATtagcttggttcatttacaaccCTACCTTTGGGAGAACTAGAAGGTCTTTGGGCCAATGAACTCTAGCTCAAATAGGATGAAGGCTTAGGTCGTGGCACTAGGATCTATGGGTGTGGTTGTAACCTCCCAGTTATTAAAAAAAGGGGGTTATGGGACCCAAGTAACTGTAGAGGACACTGTGCATTGGGCAAATTGGACTAATATAAGGGAGCAATTCTGGCTTAGACATTCTTGAGAACTTAATCAAAATATGCCTATGGCTTCTAGAAGTTGAGTCTCTTCCTAGAGTGATAGGCACATAGATGTCAATCTGGatgatatttataattttattctttGAAGTCATCACTTTCCTAGCAACTGCACTAAGCTTCTTTCTTGGATGCACTGTTGACTCCTGGATGACTTTCTTCTATCTAACTGCTGGCATGAAAAACTTCACAAAACCATATTTGagttaaactattttttttttacattgttTGGAGTGAGcgtcataaatttatttttcacgATCATACCTTTTGTAAAAAATACTCCTTGTTTTAAATGATTACTTACAACTATAATAGGCTTCTAAACTATTCTAAATCAATTAATGCTTTCCTTATCATCAATGTGATAACATGCTCCATTTATACCCCCTCAATTCAAATTAGCGTTGATGTCTTTCTGAAAAATGGTTCTATGAATTGTTTTTTATTGGAGTAGACacatttatcttttgtaggaaaTTGAACTTGAAGCACAAGCTGTGAAAGGTGTTGGTAAAACACATGCGAAGTGGTCGCCAGTGGCCACTGCTTGGTATAGGATGCTTCCTGAGGTGAGATGATATATTATTTAGAGCTGGATCTAAACACTGCAaatgtttttgaagaaaaatgttttataagTTTACTTTGCGCAGGTTGTACTATTGGAAGAGATCGAAGATGAGGATGCTgaaacccttaaaaaaaaatgcccagTTGGAGTATTTGACATTGAAGATATTGCCAACGGTGAAGTGTTCTTTTCTTTAGATTGTCCACACAATGGATTTTGTGTCTAAAATTTAAAGGGTTTTTTTCCCAATAGTAGGCAGCTCATCAATAAGCTATATATGTGAtcacattttcctttttctttgggAGAACTCACTTTCCCAATTGATATTTTGTCTATTGAGCAGGTAGAAAAAGGTCAACTGTGGCCCGGCCACGAGCTTGCACATTGTGTAGAGAATGCATCAGAGGAGGGGAAGAATGGGAGAAACGCGTGTCACTACGTCGTGTTAAGGATCATTTCATATGTAAGTAATATGGTGTGTGTGAAATAATTAGAGCTAGGCAACACATTTTGCGTATGACCTTTGGGTCAATTGGCATCTCCATCTGCATAAATATGGACTGATGAGTGAAGTCATGGGCGGTTCATATTCATATTCTGTTGGGTGGGTGTGTTAGTAAAGACAGGACATTCAGAGGATATTAGTATAGTAACACCTATTCACTCCATGATTGTTTAAAGAATGCAAAAGAAAAGTAATATCCAACCTCAAATGAAGTTATCGTTTACAGCCCACTGGGTTTGATCAACCCTCAAAATCATGAGGCACTGCCCGTATCTTGTTGTGAGGATGGAACAATTGAAATTATGGCCAAGTCTGGAACTTTGCCTCAATAAAAGGTTACTACAACTAAAAATGCTTGGCAGGCCATGGGGCTTGAGAATGAAATCTTCCCGATTCCTTCTTAGAGCTTAATTTGACAATGTTCTAGCCATGTTGTTTTACTCCTTGTTTTAGTTGTCTAAAAGATACAGCACTAAGGGAATTCTTTATGggaagaaaaagggggggggggggggtgaaacCCTTCATTAATGCGTAATGGTGTATAAGATTCATACATGATTCAGTCAAAGGAACCTGTACACAACATTCTTAAATGGAACAATTCTGCAATGCATTGCTGAGAATTGCAAGGATCTGAACTATACATGTATAGGTACTTGTGAAGCCTATTTGTTACCTTTTAATCAAAAATTAACATTGGCTTGCAACTGCTTACATTTAAGTGATTTAGGTCAATTTCAAAGAAGGCTCACCTAGATTTTCTTCAATTTCAGTACATATACTCACTCACACATTGACACAGTATCATGTTAAGACACAAACTGATGTCGATCCCAGCTGTTTGAATTCCAACTCTCTTTCTATTTGTTCTCTCTTGCCTTTACAGTTACCATTGAATCAACGGGAGCATTACCTCCTGAGGTACTATTTACTGAAGCTGTGAAGATTTTGGAAAGCAAGTGTGAACGTGTGATTTCCGAGCTCTCTTGATTCTTTGTTCTTATGCTAATTAATAGGAATGAAGTTGAAAGGACTGCAGAGGATCTGGTTTATTATATTATGCATGGTTGATTACTGTTGTTTACATATCCATATCATAATATAAGAAGCTAGTTTCTTATAATTTATAGaacctttataatttttgtttcccCCCTACCCCCTCTTTCTTTTTGTGGGTCTTTACTTCTCTTTTTGGCAGAAAATATACAACCATCTTAACGAATACATGATCTGAGTTAATTTCTCAGGCACTCTATTGTcataaactcaaaataaatccTTAAGATAATGGcagtgattattattattattatttaaaagagCTAAATACCCTTCCTGAATATATGCTTGACAGTTATAACCATGTTAGCAGCAGCAGTCTAGCTCAACTTTTGGCATAACAGGCTTCAATGAGACTTTGAATGTAATATTAGCTGTTTCCCAGGTTATTCATCATAACcagtgaaaaggaaaaaaaaaaaaaaaggatccgAATATATCTAATAAGTGTGGACTCCATCAGCCCTTATTTCTTGTCATAATGGTGAGTAGCACAACACTACTGCTTCATGTGGAAGACACATACTACCATCTTTTTTGACAGAGTAACACCTAATTCACAATTTGCATGGTCATAATAGGGTTCACCTTTTAAGAAGCAGAAAAGGTGGAGGTATAAGTAAGTCGGGCTATTAGTAGTAGCACTTATTTTGAGTTCCTTAAAATCCAATTGGAGTTGCCAATAGCTCTTCATGAAGGTGAACAAGGTCCAAATCACATGCTGATATATTGTGTCTGTAATGGAAGGGAATTTAAGGTAAACTTGTCTATTGGCTAGGTTGGgatctataaattataaagaaaaagaaagtccATTTTAGTCCGCCTAATTTAGACTAGTTCATGGGCCGCCGACACCCTAGGCCTGCAAAAGCCACCCTATTTTGGGTGGGATTGAGCTCAAACTTCAAACTTTAGGCTCAATGGGTGGGGGCCATCTAGAGCTcagagaaatttaataaaaagaatagtttttcttttttctttttttgagtccCTCCAAATTTCCAAAGCAATCAGTTTGTGATGTAATCTTCACTGAATTCCCACTGATAAAGCATTCCTTGTTTATATTGAGACTGTTACTCAGCTTGGCTTATTCCAAGTATGGCCACCCCTTGCAGATAGCAATAACACATTTGGAGAATGTCTCCAAACCTGTACAAGTTACAAAGCCATGTCCTAAGCCTGTGATCCACTGGCAAAGCTGTTGAATATTGATGTAGTGATGCTTGATGCTTCATTTGGATCCTATAGCATCTTTTTACTTACTTattaaagaaatgaaagaagagCAAATATGCATCACTGTACAATATTTATGCACCTGGGACCACTGTTGCACTCGAGCCCCACCTTGATACTATCAACTGtccaaggaaaaaaatatgGTAGTGTTTGCAGGACACTGTAATGATCAATCTTAAAATAAAAGCCACAGGCTTATAGTGTTTGATGAAAGATTCCATAATGTGCACATATGCttcttaattaataaaataattgtttttttttttttcttttttaatgtattgATCATTGACCCATTGAACGGTTCCATTTATCAAATTGTAAAGTATGAGTCATTTGGGCTCATTTGTGCTTCATTGTCTTACATGGTCACCCATAAGACCATGTGGCTAAACTTGGCCATTAGGGGAAAAAGGAATCTTGTTTCTCTGGCAGTTCACTAGTCTAGCCTATTATGCCAACAAATCATAGATATAGGCTTAGTTTGTTTCGTATATTGTATCATATTACTTAAACTAATGAATGTTAGATCTGGTATTATAGAGCATAAAATGGTGTATTGACTATTAAGCAGCCTGTGTGTGTCCAAAAAATCTGAAAACCAGTCTTCAAGTAGGTTTTGTAGTATATACATTGAAATGAACGTTATAAATTTTAGTCATCAAAGCACCATACGTCAAATTTAGGTAGCAATTTTCATGGTGATAGAAGTGCTACACATGACAACTTTGTAGTCAGGCCTAAATTTGATGCCAAATCAATatataataggaaaaaaaaattaccttttaACCATTTTAATATGTTACAAGGCTTTTGTTATCAAGAATTGTGCGAACACAAGTgcttttaatatattaaaaaataattttatacatttatataaaaattgaagctttacatttttaaaaaaaaaaataactacaaTATATTACAAGGTTTATGTTATCGAGCCTCGTGTGAACACAAGTGCATTTGATATATTAAATAATGATTTtatacaattataaaaatagaagctttacttttttttaataaagataattacaGTATACTTTACTCATGCAGTTCGAACCTTTTCGCTTCTATACCACGACATACCAATACAACTACAAACCCTCAGCAAATAGAAGCTTTACTTAGATATCTTcagaaaaaagacaaataaaaaagttgGCCAAAGATGCCATTTTTTACTTACACTCTTAAAACTACGTTTGGCCAAGTCATCAGGGTGGTCAAATGTGTTCAAATTAAGGAACTAAATATTTTAGGACTTggtcaaggtttttttttttttttttaacttaaattttttttttaaatataagatagaattttactatatgtgtgtgaaactctcttctgGAAACTTGAACCTCGACTTTTGCcctcacactccacaagcatttatacttgtggagtgaccatcacatcAAAGGTGCGCGGTGTTAActctaaaattataatattagttttttttttttttttttggctgaaactAAAATTATAGTGTTAGTTAGACCAAAGGGTCGGTTACAGTTAAATGAACTTAACATGCTTATGTAATGTCTGTGGGAAAATTACTCTTAACCCCATCTACCAATCATGTCATGTCTAATATCTAAAAGACTAAAACAAGAAATGAAATGAGAAAGTACTGATGGAGATTAGACATTGCATTATCAGATCGTAGGACAAATTGGGGGCCTAATATTTTGCATGCTATCATCTATTATCATTAATATGTCAAGAGTTTGTCGCCATGCCTCTTGAATATACTCGATTGATTTTTGACATTAAAAATTCCCCCCCTcccaataaaaagaaagaaagaaagaaagaaaaagaacacaTTTGGTGTGAGTTAGCTTATTTAATTTGAGTAATACTAGAATTACTATATAAGAAATACAAAACAATGTGCCATCAATAAGAGGCGGCTCCTCGTTGAAGCCAAGGTGATTAGAAAACCACCTTAAcctaggaaaaaaattattataatataaaatttagaaactttatgattttttttaccctaaaaaaaattgtggccaccctaaaattttttagtcccaacctaattaaatttttggtaaaatttggcaacaaatttagttgtaaactaaaagtctatttgagatttgcttattttactgaaattgaaaattttttgctgaaagtattgtagataaaggtaaaagttaactgaaatagaaCAGTGGAacctataaatagtactaaaaagtgcaatgaggtccataaataataacaaaaataagctggtTCTTTTAATTTAAAGCTAAACACACACTAAAAATATACAACtctacttaatatttttttttattacatgtaaattttgataaatccactattggattacatttttttattatatcatcCATGCTCACAAAATTTCAATAAGATCAAAggatcaataattatgtcatcaatcaaatatttaaattttgagtttttgtagtataaaattatatataaaaattaagtttatgaatcgaatagtaaataacatcgtATTGACTTGAAATTTGACttgtgttttaaaaacaaaaagaatatgtaattcaattgttatattttcaaaatatatacccatattaatttgtttaatgaGAGTTGTAGCCtaactaagtttgtagccaagttttattctaaaactttggtctacttaataatatagtAGGtccttacaaacaaaaagaaaaagcctagTTGATAACAATATATTTGTCTTTcaactttaaaataaatgtaGCTTACAgcattgataataaaattatcttgcaatgatttcaaaataagaaactCATAAAAggaaattataaaacttttgtATATTTGAGtgtctgtatttttttttttttgtcaatatatgaagttatctttttattagattttgtataatttaagttttacaattaccaccctgaaattttttttggagccACCCCTATCATCAATACACAAAAATGTAAGGTTCAAGTAATAGTATAGTGCTAGTGACATCTTTTGTAGTGCTCTACATTTGTATTTAGAATCTCACCTTCTCTTCCATTCCTTCATTATCCACCTattaataaaacacaaaaaaagagtaatttatattttatttatttgttgaagtggtataaattacatttattattatgtcagttggtaaattttttagttatgCACATCTTTTTAAAACTCATCATTTTAAAGTacaattatgtttttgaaaactttcAATAAATTAGCAAATAAAGTCTTCACAAAAAAACTAATCCAAGCCACATTTAATTTAGAATCACCAGCAGATATACAGAAtgaaatatccaaaaaaaaagcagTCCCTTTTATGTTCTAGGTGAGCAAGCAATTTTGCTACCAACCATAGAGTACAGACATAATTTCAATTgccattaagaaaattttactcATCTTCCATTTGGAGTATTTATTATAGCAAGTGAGCTGTCCATGCTTGCCAAAGAGGTGAGGAATCAAATCAAATTGGAAAGATTGTGATGTTGGGTTTCTTTGGCAAAACATTCCTAGACAGACAGAAACTCTGTTGAAGGGCACGGGTTGTGGTGATAATTTCATTCCACCACATTTTTTAGATACTGTGGGATTTTGAATGTGGATTTTGTGGTGACTATATTCAACGTTGAGTTGTGCACTTCCTCTTAGATATTGGAGTGTGACTTCAGGCTTGTACAGAGTACCTTCTGAAAGGAGATATTGCACACAACTTTCATTGGTTCCCTTTCTGCTAAGtgacttttatattttatgaggAAACCGGTGCCAAAAATGGTTGTAAAAAATCTAGCCTAGAGTTATTCATGACCAGCCAATTCAGGAATCCCAAGGAGGCTATGAGCcaatgatctctctctcttttcttggCCTTTTCTTAGTTTCATTttcatttaacctttttttgCTAATATTAATCTGcttagaaaataattaattagtatATCCAattaactttataacaaaatttacaacattGAGGTGGTTTTTTGATAATACaaacactttttttatatataaataataatataaacactTGAATGTGCTTTAGAGATGGGGTGATATTGACATTATAGGTGATATATATGATTTGGTTCCTTCTTTAGGATAAAATATTTGtgattaattctttttttgttgaactGAACTGTGTGATTAGTTcttaatataaaagaaaataaaagtggCCAGACAGTAACCATATAATTTCTATCAATCATTGCACCAAAACCCCAACCCAATAATGATCCATTCCCACCTCTCCACACATGACTTTTGATCAATGGGGCCATCTATTTGACTTTTCAATAAACCCATCCTAGCCGTCCATCATAATCAATCCCCTATAATTAAGTTACATTGTTATGAAGAGTTTTCCCAATTGCTTGATTATcaatagaccaaaaaaaaaaaaaaaaaaagcagaaagGGGCCTCTTTCTAGTCAAATTAATGTTTGGGTGGCATTTTCATGTAATAGGTCATCTTACTCATGTAATACATGAATGTAATGTTGCtttcatttcttaaaaatttttaacTACCGTTCCGTACGGACCAGAACCATTGGTTTTTTCATACTAATACTGAGATcagtataataaaataatatatatatatatataaaattttatgttttgtatctattaaaatactaattaatcagttattgatatatttttttagtgaaaatgATAAGATTTTCTATTATGAATATATTTATCTCTGTTATGagaagttattattttattttaaaaaatgccaaattatgtatatatatatatatatatatatatccaaagtagtatttgaaattgtattgatatgaaaatatatttgattaaaGTACTAAAAATCTAGAAAAGATTAATAAAAAGTGATGGGGGAGACAATGGTCAATCCGAAAAAAATTGAAGCCTAAAATGGGAAGCTCGAAAAGGCAGAAAACATGAGGGGACAGGTTGGAGCCTTTGGAGGCCCATATGTTGATTCAGACCTTCAGTTTAGGAACAAAATACATTGAAATAATTGAACCCTCCAAACACacaaattaaaaagagagagagagagagagagagagagagagaaattaatcaaaaaaaaaaaaaaaacaaaacaaaacaaagagacagagagaaagagagagagaaattaatcaaaaaaaaaaaaaaaacaaaacaaaacaaagagacagagagaaagagaaagaaagaaaaacaaaaacaaaagcctcCACTTTTAACTTTGacccttctttctctctctctttctcttacatTACATGGATGGTAGCCCACAGAGACACAACCCTTTCTAACacaagcttttattttttattttttctttcactttctctctctccacacaTTTGAGGAGAaggagctctctctctctctctctctctctctcacacattgCTCTTCTTTATCTCTCTGAACAGTAGGGACTGAATGAGTTTAGTAAGTGAGTTTAGAGAGTGAGCCAGTGCTCTTTTTTCCCACTCTGCTAAAGCAAAGGACCCCTCCAAAGTTCTGATCTTTGAGACTCTTTCTGTGAGGTACTACTCCTTTTGGgcttcctttatttttctttctttctctttactttttctcAACTGGGTATTCtgattttttccctttaatggGTTTTTGCTTCTCTTTGCactctattttgttttttagcaTCTGGGTCTTTGTGGGGTTTCTGGATCCAAAGAGGTGGGTCTGTGGTTTTTGGAGATCTGTATCAATCTTCTTTACTTTGTTCTTATCTTTTGCTCTTTGGGCCTTCATTTGTGTAGACAGAGCAGTGAAGaatctatatttttatgtgGAAATCCATTAGAGTTTCTCTTACTTTTTCCATGCTTCTTTGATCTTACACATTTTTGCTCTGGAAAGTTCGGTTTTTTTCATGGAAAAAAAAGGATTGCCATTTTGAGGTAGATGACTGTGTTCCTGTATTTTGGTGATATTTTCAAACTCTCTTGGTGGGTTTTTTGGTATTGTTTGAGCTATGATCTGGGTATGTATgcagtttatttttgttttgtttagtttatgtcACATTTTgtccttgatttttttaataaagataatggttttactttcttttaaCTGCTTGTTTGGTCAAGTAAAGGTTTTTCATCCAGTACATGGATCACGTAGTTATAGTGGTGACTAACAATTCTGAATCTCTGATATGTTCCTCTTCTTGCTCAAACAGCGTTCCTTTACTTTGTTTTGGGCTCGGTTATAGTCTAACTTGACAACTTCCATTTGAGCATATTATAAGTATGTTGCAaagtgttgattttttttagttgctTTCTTGTAGATATTACCCTGCTATGATGGACTTGGAGATGAAAATAGTTGTTACAGTAAATGGTGGGAGTTATGTGGTGAGATTAGGTGCTGAGTGATGGATATATTCAATCGGATCTGTGTAAGAAGTTCCCATTATGTCAATGGCCTCAAAATCCGGTGCCAGAACTTCTCCAGAGAAGCAGAGAAAATTAATTGGTAGTCAAacagtagaaggaaactttcgtAGGCCTGCACCCTTGCAGATTACAAAGACAAGCAAATCGGAGCCGGTTACTCCAAGAAAATTACCAAAGGGTGTCCAAGAAATCATATTGAAGCAGGTTCCTGTAGAAACCATTGAGGAAAAAGGATCACTGAGTTCTCATCAAAAGGAGTCCAATAACTCTTTAGCTAAAAAATTAGATTCAAGTCTATCATTGAGTGATCCAAAACAAGTGCCAGCTAGCGTAAGACCTGTGGTGAAGGAGACTAAGGGTTCACTAGAAGGTGGGGCTGATCAAGAAAAGAAGGCGTTGGAGCACGGACTTAGCCCGGCTTCAGCTAAAGTCAGTGATGGAACTAGCAGTCTTGGGAAGACTAGTGGGAGTGCCAAAATTAGTGACCGTGTAGATTATGTTGAGAGTGGGAAAAGCAGCATCTGTAGAGGTAGCACAAGCAGTGATGTGAGTGATGAAAGCACTTGCAGCAGCTTAAGTAGCACTATTAACAAACCTCACAAGGCAAATGACATACGATGGGAAGCCATACAGGCTGTCCGAGCAAAAGATGGTGTGTTGGGTTTGAACCATTTTAGACTTCTAAAGAAGTTAGGTTGTGGAGATATTGGAAGTGTCCATCTTTCTGAGTTGAGTGGAACAAAATGTTATTTTGCAATGAAGGTTATGGACAAAGCA from Castanea sativa cultivar Marrone di Chiusa Pesio chromosome 6, ASM4071231v1 includes:
- the LOC142639267 gene encoding uncharacterized protein LOC142639267; its protein translation is MAKKDQRMSETETEEEETEAESMSESESGSEEQKQESKGGGIDFIMSLPDVPRNVPPHVELQRTRVFANIDAPTHTDSIQYSGAFASVGLDNSFRLDQFRNNFRVEVIRFSDDGMDMEFDMIGIDPALANAFRRILIAEVPTMAIEKVFIANNTSLIQDEVLAHRLGLIPISVDPRLFEYAESNAPNERNTIVFKLHVQCAKDSKEEKGQSKKIKDEKKVPPRITVKAKDLKWLPKGSEFYLESEDSNSNSTSKSKTYTSFTCSQDSLPEFSNIKIGFKEPLDDINIARLGPGQEIELEAQAVKGVGKTHAKWSPVATAWYRMLPEVVLLEEIEDEDAETLKKKCPVGVFDIEDIANGRKRSTVARPRACTLCRECIRGGEEWEKRVSLRRVKDHFIFTIESTGALPPEVLFTEAVKILESKCERVISELS